Proteins co-encoded in one Arachis hypogaea cultivar Tifrunner chromosome 13, arahy.Tifrunner.gnm2.J5K5, whole genome shotgun sequence genomic window:
- the LOC112736505 gene encoding double-stranded RNA-binding protein 2: protein MLGEKKKKTIFVSSVTHFSLFLFSCFLFLLLSSIVCTFSLLFLCTLNQKHHLTFFHLHIHNPQHPLLPLTHFAARTTKAGGFTLAGVPPEETGSDPGVYVRHFPPPLEKAAFLFVCCERRRKRSEEKKTMYKNQLQELAQRSCFNLPSYTCIREGPDHAPRFKATVNFNGEVFESPHYCSTLRQAEHSAAEVALNSLSHRGPSHSLAARILDETGVYKNLLQEIAQRVGAPLPQYTTYRSGLGHLPVFTGTVELADITFTGEPAKNKKQAEKNAAMAAWSSLKQLAKETASSSTEPENNDELEQITIARALLNYRQKEKMAMSHPDASIPFPKKFQIQSPRPTSPQSRPAAASKILPLIFPRTSSRSRPSFATPNESSRSRPAVVTAASGESSMISPPSSMLESRVNRRPRFPAAGAAPYVPIGQMRLPCRGVAPPVTIRTAVPVFSAPPLPPPGALSHQPMRAPPLRAAPPVTIQQAVPVFSAKDKPVTDPPVQKDEPLIALPVQKDEPIIAPKDDSPNITTTSITPVSQETKQEAKAEETDAAVPPESETVASLEQLKI, encoded by the exons ATGcttggagaaaaaaaaaaaaaaactatttttgttTCCTCAGtcactcatttttctctttttcttttttcttgtttcttatttcttcttctttcttccattGTATGtactttctctctcctttttctgTGTACTCTGAACCAAAAACACCACCTCACCTTCTTCCACCTCCACATCCACAATCCCCAACACCCACTACTTCCCCTCACTCATTTCGCCGCCCGGACCACTAAAGCCGGCGGCTTTACACTCGCCGGAGTCCCaccagaagaaaccggatccgaTCCGGGCGTGTATGTGCGCCATTTTCCCCCACCACTTGAAAAAGCTGCATTTTTGTTTGTGTGttgtgaaagaagaagaaagaggagtgAAGAGAAGAAGACAATGTACAAGAACCAGCTTCAGGAGCTGGCACAGCGAAGCTGCTTCAACCTCCCTTCGTACACGTGCATAAGGGAGGGTCCGGATCACGCGCCGCGCTTCAAAGCCACCGTTAACTTCAACGGCGAAGTCTTCGAGAGCCCACACTACTGCTCAACTCTCCGCCAGGCCGAGCACTCCGCCGCCGAGGTCGCTCTCAACTCCCTCTCCCACCGTGGACCCTCTCACTCCCTCGCCGCCAGGATCCTC GATGAAACTGGAGTATACAAGAATCTCTTACAGGAGATCGCGCAAAGGGTAGGCGCTCCATTGCCACAGTACACAACATACAGGTCGGGACTCGGACATCTACCTGTTTTCACCGGGACAGTTGAGTTGGCTGATATCACATTTACCGGCGAACCTGCCAAGAACAAGAAGCAAGCGGAGAAAAATGCAGCAATGGCAGCCTGGTCGTCTCTAAAACAAT TGGCAAAAGAAACTGCAAGCTCTTCAACCGAACCGGAGAATAACGACGAGCTAGAACAGATCACGATTGCTCGGGCCTTATTAAACTATCGTCAAAAAGAGAAGATGGCTATGTCACACCCGGATGCTTCAATTCCATTTCCAAAGAAGTTTCAAATTCAAAGTCCCAGGCCAACTAGTCCTCAATCACGACCTGCCGCGGCATCTAAGATACTTCCCTTGATTTTCCCAAGGACATCCTCTCGAAGCAGGCCTTCCTTTGCAACACCAAACGAAAGCTCTCGAAGCAGGCCTGCAGTAGTGACAGCAGCTTCCGGTGAGAGTTCCATGATCTCACCACCATCTTCTATGTTAGAAAGCCGAGTGAACCGTCGACCAAGGTTCCCTGCAGCAGGAGCAGCACCTTATGTTCCCATCGGACAGATGAGATTACCTTGCCGAGGCGTTGCCCCTCCGGTGACCATAAGGACCGCAGTACCTGTATTCTCTGCACCACCCCTTCCACCACCCGGTGCACTCTCTCATCAACCAATGCGAGCTCCTCCTTTGCGAGCCGCCCCTCCAGTCACTATTCAGCAAGCTGTTCCTGTATTTTCTGCTAAAGACAAACCTGTTACTGATCCACCAGTTCAAAAAGATGAACCACTCATTGCTCTGCCAGTCCAAAAAGACGAACCAATCATTGCTCCGAAAGACGATTCGCCAAACATCACAACCACAAGCATTACTCCAGTTAGCCAAGAAACCAAACAGGAAGCGAAAGCCGAGGAGACAGATGCCGCCGTTCCACCGGAATCCGAGACAGTGGCGAGCTTGGAGCAGCTGAAGATTTGA
- the LOC112736508 gene encoding basic transcription factor 3: MNRERLMKMAGSVRTGGKGTMRRKKKAVHKTTTTDDKRLQSTLKRIGVNAIPAIEEVNIFKDDVVIQFLNPKVQASIAANTWVVSGAPQTKKLQDILPNIIHQLGPDNLENLKKLAEQFQKQAPEAGAASAVAQEENDDDVPELVPGETFESAAEEAKA, translated from the exons ATGAATAGAGAAAGATTGATGAAGATGGCCGGTTCAGTTAGAACCGGGGGAAAGGGCACAATGAGGAG AAAGAAGAAGGCCGTCCACAAGACAACCACCACAGACGACAAAAGGCTTCAGAGCACCCTCAAGAGAATAGGCGTCAACGCCATCCCTGCCATCGAGGAAGTTAACATCTTCAAGGATGATGTTGTTATCCAGTTTCTAAACCCCAAAG TTCAAGCATCCATTGCTGCTAATACTTGGGTTGTTAGTGGTGCTCCACAAACAAAGA AGTTGCAGGATATACTCCCTAACATTATCCACCAATTAG GACCAGATAACTTGGAAAACCTAAAGAAGCTAGCGGAACAGTTTCAGAAGCAGGCTCCCGAGGCAGGTGCTGCTTCAGCCGTGGCACAAGAGGAGAACGATGACGACGTCCCAGAGCTTGTTCCTGGGGAGACTTTTGAGTCAGCTGCTGAGGAGGCCAAGGCTTAG